The nucleotide window AAGAATTTTACAACTCTACCActcctttgtttttattttattttttttaattttatttaagaataattatatttacggcataaaaattaataatttttctttattattaataatttttactttttaagagAATCTtatctaaaaattgaaaaacaattaatattttatataattattttaactttttaagaaataatagacaataaaataataaagtataattaaatacttatgttttcaaagcaaaaataatattaaattacataaataaaatacaaatttttttcttatatacaaCCCTTAGagttgtatatatcattttcatatTACATGGTAGATATTAGATTGAGAGGATAAAAATATGAGATGAGAATTGAATTTCAAATCTTACCTATATACTTtcttcgtttctttttgtttttcgaCTTTACCTTTTGCACACATTATTTAGCaaattttaagccttaatatctctaattatgtatcataaaaaataataaaaattatatatttaaaaactatatcaaaacgaatctaacaagatctcacatgaatatatttcatcttcaatatatactttaaaaatctaatttaaatttctaaaaaaagaaCAGAGGATGTAATTGATATGTGTTCTTGAATTGAAATAAGACTAAAATTTTCatgattatttatttacttttcttATCTTTAATAGTTTAAGATATTTTCCTTAATATAAAAaagcatttattaattaattagtaagcAAATATGTCTTGTTTTGACATACTCACAGTGTGCCATTtactttttggacactatttatcttttacttgtattttattattaatctataagttaaaacatagttaggtaggatcttgtttgattcgtctcaatgtaagaattattcatatcaaatttttataatgtttaattatacacaattagagatattaaagattgattAAGTACATTGGATAGagttcaaaaagcaaatgagacacttgtgatgaatagaagggagtcTTATATTAttctaacaaaaaaatatggtGGATATTCttatttaatcaaatatttgtttattttattcaatacgaaaaaaaacttaaaatgctACTGATAATCaccttatttaattaaagatttattttatttaatcaaagatttgtttattttaccaaaaataatttaggTGCATTTTTATAGGGATGGAGagagtaatttttttatcaCCAATCAAATCTATGAAATGAAATATAttggataaataaataaagaagcaaatataatcataatcataatatcataatattaattaaatgtgaTATATGCTTAACTAGGTACAATTTTTTGGCACAAAAACAAGAAGGGCgggaaaaaagaagaaaattttcTAACGACTAACACTCATTTTCTCGTTTAAAAACAATGGCTTTCAAATTCAAGGTTATTCTACAACAATGGCGTTTTCTACACTCTCGTCTTTCATTCCTACCTTTTATCATTTCTCTCAGCTCCACTTCTTCCAGGTTTATCTCTCCTCTTCACATATTTTTCATGGTTTTTTTCAATGAACtgaattattgtatgtttagtCGTTTCTGATTATGTTTTCCTCTTTTCAGGATTGGATCTCTTGCTGATTCATTTGGTGTTACATCAAATTATAATCATCTATATGCACATGGAGTTTATCGCATtacatcgttcaattttcaaggTTAGTTTCTGTTTTATTCTTTGCTAATTATCAATTTTTCTTGTTGGTGAATTTGGTGCTGTCTAAGTGTTTGATAGAAGTCCTCAATGACTTTCAAATTTTTATGTGGTCAATGGCGTCTGTCAAATTAAACCTGTTGTTTTCAAGATGATCTAAGTTGTTTAGAACACCTAATTATGCTTATGATCAGAGCCTTAAATTGAATAGAGGAAATTTTGAAATCAAAAACCCTTTATCAAGAAACAACTAAAATGCAAAATTAATCAATCTAACAATAAACACAAATGAATTAATGTGGTTCCCTCAATGTGGACCACATCAACACCTAACCTAAATGTTTTATTGATGAATATAAAGCTTTCTCGAAGCTTTCAAAGAAGGTCTACAATGATGGTTAAGGTTTGGAGAAAAGCGAGGGTTAGAGTTTAGGATTACAATGAGAGAGGGGTATTAGAAGTGTTCAACATATCTTATCTAAtgtgtaattaagttatttatgACTACTCCATAGCTTAACACATTTATATTCAATCAAgagcaaaaaaagcataaaaaactcGTGTTTCCAGAAGGGAAAGCTGAGTTGGCTTGTAGGCTTGCTGCACTAAACAAGAATTCTGAAACCATCTAAAATCTAGTTGGCATATTGGACTCCCATAAGATAAAGCCGATGTCCAAAAGCTAACTCTAAACCATCTAAAATCGAGTTGGCATATCGGTCCCACCAATATACCAATCATATTCTCCATATGTCAACTGTCCAACCATGAGTCTAAAGGATCAAGGCACCCAAAACTACAACAAATCATGTGACATTTTCTTTTTACATTTTGGGTCTCAgccattgataattgattacaAGAAATTCTGGTGCTTGGTTAATTCTTCTATCATTTATACTTCTATATCAACAGAAtgatttttccatttttgtATCTTGGGTTCTCTTATTATTTGGGCTCAATAAGTAAAACCTTGCTAGGGGAGTATACaaaaacaacaatgtcaaagcctttAATCCAAAATATTGGGTTCGGTTACATGATCATTGTCTTGGTTTTACCGAGGTGTTGTCGAAAACAATTTAAACACACGCGGTGACCCTTCTTCTTCATCCGGGCTTGGAACTGCCAAAAAGCAACAAATACTTATAAGTGGAGTTACAATTGAATATTGATACGGGAGTATGCATAACTATGAATGGTACATTACTATCTACCGCATGATTTGGAAGGCAAAATATTAGGCGAATTTTTTACGGGTAATTGTAATGTGTTAATTCACCTAGTCTAATACTTatttattggaaaaaaaaaaaaacaagtgtgAGAACATTAATGGCGAATCCAGTACTAATTTTAATCTGTTGATATGAATTTgatttcctttttgttttgtcaaataattataaaaatttcctCTATATTGAAGAGACTGACAAAATGTTTACTTGTAAGTTGCAATCGTCAAGCTGTATTATGGTTGCATAAGATGTTCTTTTGTTTATTTCACTTAAAAGTATTTTCATTTGTTTAGAGTTCAGAGCCTTGAACTTTTGTCATTGGTGCTCTCCGTAGAGTCCTTTTTGCAAATCTAAGGCAAGTTGTCTCAGTGTATACTCTAGTCTATGTTCTATTACTGTTTGGAGGTAACTGAATCTGTTTGCACCTATTATATCAGCAAGATCATATGCTCGAGGTAATAAAAAGCCCTATGATCTTTTCGGCCAAGGACCACCAGGGAGTAAAGAATTTAGGAAGGCATGGACAAGGCAGCTAGACGAAGATGACTGCGTGTGGACTGGAAGTGAAGATGAGGGTGAGTCTGAGAAGAAGTTAAGCCCTCTTGAGAAGGAAATTAGGAAAGTAAAACAGAAAGCGAAAGAGCACTCTGATCGTATAGATGCAGATGATAGTGATGAGCTTTGGAGTGTATGGTCAGGAAGTGACGAGGAGAAAACGCTTTGGACAGGTAGTGAAcaagatgacgatgatgataTCCCTACAGAACCGTATCCAAATGTAAAGAGCGATGCATATATAGATAAGCTATTCGAGTTTGAAGAACCCCCTAAATATAGAACGCTTTCAGATGTACTGAAAGCCGAAGAAGAACCAGAAGAGTTGTCCCCAGGAAAGAAAGCTCGGAAACTTGCTGTTGAGAATGCCCTAAAGAAGTTGAAAAAAGGGCCTGATGGTAGGTACACTAATGTTTGGGAAGTGATGAGTGACATAGATATTCTTGTTGGTGCTTTTGAAAATATAGTTTCAGGGCCAGAATATGCTGAACTTCGACAGGGAGGTCCTAAAAAACTAAACATGCAGTTTTTCAAGGACATCCAAGCTAAAATGAGGGATCCAAATTACAAGTTTTCTCCAGAACTGAAGTTAAAGCCAAAGAGCAAACTAGTTCGTAGGAAGCAGTGGCAAAAGGCACAGTCTAGGAGGCGAAAAGATCAAAAGCGATAAttattgtaaaaattaattatat belongs to Amaranthus tricolor cultivar Red isolate AtriRed21 chromosome 17, ASM2621246v1, whole genome shotgun sequence and includes:
- the LOC130804208 gene encoding uncharacterized protein LOC130804208, giving the protein MAFKFKVILQQWRFLHSRLSFLPFIISLSSTSSRIGSLADSFGVTSNYNHLYAHGVYRITSFNFQARSYARGNKKPYDLFGQGPPGSKEFRKAWTRQLDEDDCVWTGSEDEGESEKKLSPLEKEIRKVKQKAKEHSDRIDADDSDELWSVWSGSDEEKTLWTGSEQDDDDDIPTEPYPNVKSDAYIDKLFEFEEPPKYRTLSDVLKAEEEPEELSPGKKARKLAVENALKKLKKGPDGRYTNVWEVMSDIDILVGAFENIVSGPEYAELRQGGPKKLNMQFFKDIQAKMRDPNYKFSPELKLKPKSKLVRRKQWQKAQSRRRKDQKR